The Deltaproteobacteria bacterium genome includes a window with the following:
- a CDS encoding MoaD/ThiS family protein: protein MSVKLFLSRNLTYLAKGKDVFEVNGETVGECLNHLVSLVPVMKKTLFYESGDRLYPHVQVQVNKKSANAEGLTKQVNDGDEIHILLKWH from the coding sequence ATGAGTGTGAAGTTATTTCTTTCAAGAAATCTGACTTACCTTGCGAAGGGCAAGGACGTGTTTGAGGTAAATGGCGAGACAGTGGGCGAGTGTCTCAACCATCTCGTCAGCCTCGTCCCCGTAATGAAAAAAACCCTCTTTTATGAGTCAGGGGACCGGCTGTATCCGCACGTTCAGGTGCAGGTTAACAAAAAGAGCGCCAATGCAGAAGGTCTGACAAAGCAAGTAAATGATGGTGATGAAATTCATATTCTGCTGAAATGGCACTGA